The nucleotide window AAGGGCGGCGTTTCGACCCCTTCGACAGGCTCAGGACAGGCCGCTCAACGCGAACGGACGCAAAGTCGGGAGCATCTACGGCCCGCCACCACCAAACAGGTCATCCCATGATTTGGCGCTGCCGGCCGCTGGCGGTGCGGCCATCGGCGTCGCCTTGGGGTATTCCTCGGCGATGCGGTCTTCCCAGTAGGTGGCGGGCGTGGGTGCATTGCACAGCCGGCGGTAGACCTCTGCCGGCACCTGTTTGTAGGCCAGCACGGTCTTGTTGTCCCAATGCA belongs to Rhodoferax saidenbachensis and includes:
- a CDS encoding KTSC domain-containing protein codes for the protein MPSKTFTSGRLRRADYDTASQQLELHWDNKTVLAYKQVPAEVYRRLCNAPTPATYWEDRIAEEYPKATPMAAPPAAGSAKSWDDLFGGGGP